GGCGGCGTTCAGTGGGTGGACAAAAGCAAATCTCTAGGTCACGTAAGACCCGATAATCTCCTAGGTAGAGTCGTTTCAATTTCATATACTCTCCCCCTCTGATTCTGATTCGCTTCAGTCGAACTGCCACAAGTCTCGCTCTGTAACACGACGATAGCACTGAATTGACTCATCGGTGCTAGGAGTTGTAATCGTCACTGGGACAATTACTCCCAGGCGTTCCAGAAGATCGACAGTTGAGCGAGTCATTTCTGATATCTCGCTGTCATCCTCTTGGAGCAACTCCTCTAAGGTAAAGTGTACTGCGGTTTGTGGGTTATCTTGATCACGGCTATCAATTTTTTCTATTTTTGCCTGAATTCGCTCCCAAATGGTCTTCTGTTCTGGATTCAGTTTTTCGAGAATTCCCAGGGATGCTATATTTGCCAATGGAGAAGGAAGTTGTTGATTGGCGATCGCAGGGAGTTCTAAGCGACCAAATAGGTTCTCAATGTGCTGAGACAGCTTTCTCTGGTTTTGATAAATTTGGCTGAGGAGTTCAGCCGGAGAATCAGTCGAACGCGGTTCCTCTTGCTTTTCAACATAACGTTCTGGGCGTAAATCGTAGGTTGGCGCTTGAATCGTGTCGCACCGCACCGCTACACCAAGGAGTTTGACTCTATTGCTTCCTAAGGCTTGGCTTTCCGGTAAAACTGAGATTGCTGCTGCTTTTACAGGTTGAGAGAATAGGCGTTTAGGATCGGGGTCTTTCTTTCCGTATAGCTCTTTAATTAGCTGCTGTGGATTTTCAACCTGTGAGGGTTCGCTACCATCCAAGGGAATGCGATCGCAGATGCGCTGTTTACCTAGGGGTGCAGTCTTAGTTAACAGGAATGCAGAGGTGGTTTCATTCGGTTGTGGATAAAACGTAACCGAGGTCAATTCTGTCGAGGTCGCTTGGCAAACAAAGCCCAGTAGTGAAGTACCTTCAACTATTCTGCTGATGGCTATTCGAGGATTTTGTTGGGGAAATAAAAGAGGGGAATTCGGATTGGTGAGAACTCTGGTGACAAAGGGTAAGTCACTTGCTGATTCATCGGGATCTTGAGTTAAGTCACGACCTCGACCACTAGGATAGCCGTCCTGTTCAAGCTGCCAAAACCAGATTAGATTCTCTCCATTTTTTGAGGGTTGGGCGAAATTATCGGGTTTACTCACAAGCAGCAGGTGAGTTTGTAACGGACTGTAGGGTTGTAAAGCGTCTTTGGGTAAGGAGATGACAGCTTCAAGTTTATAGTCAAAGATTAGCTGTCTTCGTAATTTTCTCTCACTTGTATTGTTACTAAATAGCAGACCTGAAGGAACTAAGATGGCTGCTTTTCCTGCGGGTGCGAGTTTTTGGAGGGCAAGTGCAGTCAGCGCGGTTTCGCTGCGGCTACTAACTTTATACCCCAGAGTATTTTCTGCTAATTTTTCATCAATCTTTTCACCGAAAGGCGGATTGATGAGTATGCGGTCAAAAGTTTTTTTAGTAAATTCTTCTGAACCGCAAACCTGAAGTGCATTTCCATTGATCAAACGTGGAGTAAAATGATGTAATCTAGTATTAGCCCAGGCAAGTCGTTTCCATTCCGGAGAAATATCAATACCGATTGTTACTTCACTACTGCTAGGATTAGTTATCTCGCGATCAAGTAAAAAGCCACCACTGCCACAAGCCAAGTCTGCCACACTATGGTTATTGGGTTCAAGTTGGGCAAGACGCTGCATAAACTTGACAATATGTCTAGGAGTCGGATAGCGTCCCCCTGGAAGCATGGAAGGTAAGCGAAAGAGAACATAACGGTCAAATAGTGTTGCCATGTCTCCTGCTTGTTCTGCTGCTTGACGGAGATACTGTTTAATCGCTTCTATATTTACGTTTAAGTCTCTAGGTAGTCTTTTCGGGATGCCTTTTTCTGATACAAAATCTTCTGTCTCGTTAGGTACAATACTTGGGATTTGTGAGTGATCAGCGACAGCTACTATTGCACCACTTTCTTCTAGTAGTAATCTGGCAAGGTATTCAATAACTGTTAAATCGTCGGTGATTCCAGTTTTTCGTAATTCCGACCAAACTTGATTAAGCTTTTCGTTGACGCTTGTCATAATCTATAGCTGTCCCTGAAACGCTTTCTCTAGGATTGACTGTTCTAATCGTTCAAGTAGTTGTGCATCTTGTTGCATTATATTTTTCATTTCGTGGACTTTCGTCTGAAAAAAATTAAGATATTCAATAATACTTCTCTGTTCACTTATTGAGACGATAGGAATAACCACTTTTTTTAGAGTGTCAGTTTTTAATCTCCTCGTTCCATGAGCTGCTGTTTCTACTTGCTGAAGTATGAATGGCGCACGAGCGCGAAGGATGTATCCTAGATACTCCGACAGGAGATTTTTCTCTGGCACGAGAGCTTTCATGTCTTGATTGATTGTCACTTCATTTTTAGTAACTCCTACTGGTAAGGTGTGAGCTAAAATCATTCCCCTAACAACTATTAACACTGAACCTTCAGGAACAATATTTAATTTCTTGTCTTGCAGAGCAGTCTGTGATATGTACTTTTGTGTAGTGTCAATATACCAACGCTTCATGTCTCTTGGAGATGTCCATGGAATAGACCCGCCCCAATATTCTTCGTTTTCTGTTGATGGCGTTCCCCCTCCTAGTATTTTGATATACTTACTGGATAAAAGTTCACCTATAGTTGGAGAATCAGGATATTTTTTATCTATTTCATTTATTAGTTCCGTTAGTGTTGCTTCCATGACTCGGCTAGTATCCCGACGCATTTTGTCCAGAAGCTGGTGATCGCCTTTCAATTCACCTAGTAATGATTCGATGCGAGATACAATGCGATTCTGAACATCAAGAGAGAGAATAATATCTTTAGGAAATGGAATTGGTATGTAAGTCTCTTTAATTAACGTTTGGCTTATGTTGGGTTGAGCTGCACCAAAACTACGATTGATCAGTTGATGACGAATGTATTTAAAGTAATAAAATAAGAACCAATTGTTTAGCAAGGGTAAACCAAACTGTTTTTTTGGAAAAATAGCACAAATAGCTTGGTTGGTAGCAGCCTCTACGCCTAAAAGTCCTAACTTACCAACTGTAGCACCATACATAGCTATCAAAAGAGTACCTTTTGGAAAAATTTTTGCATTTGATTCCTTTATAGCTTCCACGGTGATTTTTTCTTCGCTATCAAATATTTCTGCATCTTTTAATTCACCTGACTTAAACCAATTAATATTTCCTTGAAAATATTCTAAATGGTTTCTTCTAGGTGTACCTCCGCTTGTTGTGTTAGCAAGTTCTGATAGCTTTTTCCATTGCCATAGTTTAATAAAATCATTATCTATTTTCTGGTTGACACTAATCATCAGATTTTATCCTATCGTTTAGCATTTTATGTAGCCTTTCTAATCTAATCTGTAGTTCACGTTGATCTTTTAATAATATAGCTGTAATTTCCGACGGATGCGGCAACTTTTCTTTTTTTAAATAGATCGAATTTTTAGCGGTAAAATCATATTCATTTTTTACTAAACCTTTAACATCTTCAAGCCAGCTATTTGCCGTCATAGTTGGTCGATTAGCTTTCCCTAGATGGTAATCTTTCATCTGTTGCCAAACCTGACGTGCTTCCGCAAAATGCTCATCGGAAATTGAGTTAACCTTACTGAACTTCTTAAGGTCATCAGGTAAGGCTATCTCTTGATAAAGTACCTCCTTTTGTTGTTCCCCTCTCTCAAAAAAAAGCAATGCGGCTTTAACATCGGAATAGGGAGCAAACGTGCCAGGGGGTAAACTCACGACCATAAATAGATTAAAATCATGAAGCAGTTCTTTCTTCACAGTAGCAAAAGCTCCACCCCGAAAAAGCGTTCCTTCAGGTACGACTATCCCACAACGCGCCCCCTGCTTGGGTTTGAGCTTTTTCATAACGTGTTGCAGAAATAACAGTTCAGTCGCGTTGGCTTTGACGGGGAAATTCTTCTGAATCCGAGCATTTTCCTTTCCACCAAAGGGTGGATTTGTCAAGATCACATCAAACGTCTCATCAAAGAGTCCTGACCCATCCCGGATATCTTCTGCAAGAGTGTTACGTCGTCTTATATCTGGAACTAAAACGCCATGAAGCACCATGTTCATTGTGCCAAGCAAGGCGGGTAATGGCTTTTTCTCCTGTCCGACAAAGGTATGGCGCTGGAGAATTTCTCGGTCTTTGGCTGTTTTCTCCTGCTTCTGCGTATGTAAGAAAGCCTCCAGTAAAAATCCGCAGGTTCCACAGGCGGGATCGTAAACTGTCTCGCCAATTTGAGGATCAATGACCTCTACCATAAAACGAATCACTGAACGCGGAGTGTAAAACTCTCCAGCCATCTTATTCTCACTACCGAGGCGTTTGAGTAAGTCTTCGTAGATGTGAGAGACGGTGTAGATATCGTCAGGATTGGTCAAGTCAATCTGATCAACAATCTTTAGTACATCTTTGAGGTTATCGGGTGAGTCGCAGATAATCACGTTGCGATCGCGGAATATCCCAGCAATCACTTCCCGTTCCGGTGAACCCGACAAGGATGCTAAGTGAGGAATGAGTTCACCTCGGACAAACTCCATCAACTGATGATCATCCCACGCCGGAATAGTACGGCGTCCCTTTTTCCCGCCTTTTTTCCCCAAAGCCTTTGTCACCCAGTTAGACCAGCGATACTGTCTACTGATAACCCGTGTGTACTTACGGTTCGCTGACTTGGCTTCCTGTTCAAAGGCATCTTCCTGTCCATCCAGGAATTTCAAGAACAGTAACCAGGACAGATGTTCCACATACTCCATCACACCGCCACAGTTATTGTCGCGGCGCAAGATGTCACAAGCACGCCAGATATCGTTGGTTAGTTGTTCTCGACTCACCTAGTCTCCTCGCGGTAATGGCGTTGCTGTCTCTGATTCTAAGGTTGAGACAAACCTATTATTTTACCAAAGCATCTCGCTTTTTTTGATCTATATCTTTTCTGAGAACAGGAAAACCCAGAATAGAGATTAATCTCACTCCTCTGTATCTTGGTCAACTGCTGGATTTGGAGAAACGATTAGCCGTCTACGCCCAATTTGATCCACTAACTCACTTTTAGATTTTAGCCCCAATTCCTGCGCGATTTCTTCTAGTCCACGCGCCCCTGTAGGTGTAACTGTTAGATTAAGTCTTTGCTTGAGTTCATCCTGATCAACGGGTTCCCCCCGCATTCGTTTTTTCCTTTTAGGCATATCTACTGTTAGTTCACGCGCATATTCTGCACGTCATGCTAACATCTGGACTTTTTCGGTTGTGGGGTATTTTGTTTCAACATTTTTAATACGTATTAACTGGTGTATTGCTTGAAAGGCATTTAGAATATACGTATTAAAATGAAAACAATGCCAGCTCCACAGCTTTGGACGGCACCGAGTCTGGCATTGACTCCCATCAATAGGAGCAATTTCAATCCTATGCCAAATTTCTCAAAAAGTACGTGCGATCGCGGCTTAATTCGCCCATCCACTGACCAAAGGGGCTATCAGCAAGCCTTGGATGATTTTGCGATCGCCTCCCTCCTCTCTCGCCTGCAAACCCTCTGTAACACTGAGTTTGATGCAGCCGGGATGAATGTAAGCCAGTCGGAACTCGAAAGCCTCGCCGCGATCCTGATCCGCGAGTTAACCGCGACTCTCAATAGCAAAATTGTATCCGGCTACCTTAAAACTATGGGTTATGGCTGCTGCGACTTACCCATCAGCTTTAGTCACAAGCGATTCTCAGCTGTTGAACTCCCCACCAACTTCCCTCACGTCAAACCGCCGAGATTCATCTATGGGGACAAGCTGCAATGGATTCGCGATCGCGCAGACAGCCTCAACCCGAAACTCCCCCATCCGCCAACATCTCCAGACTGGGGAACTGCGATCGGCAGATTCTACGGCTTTGCGTCTCATCACTGTGGTTGGACATGGTGTTATCTGATTTGGCTGGACAAATGTTCCCCCAGTTCCCGGTGGACGGTAGCTGATACGGCTTGGGAAGATGACCTGGAACCTTGGGAGGAAAGCCAATGACACCCCGTCCCATCACTGAACGCGAACAGGCTTTAATGTGCTGGAACATTATGAGGAGATTCCGCCTGAACTTTTGAATGTGCTTTGTCCGGGTTTTGGGAATTTCTAGGAATTTCAACAGAGCGTAACATTATTGTAGAGATATTCCGGCGGAATATCTCTACCTTCCCTGATGGGAAATATACTGATAACATCGTTTGTAAAAGCGGAACTGGCACGTAGCGGGTAAGGTGGCTGATGGGGTTCTACCAACGGTGGCGCAAGTGGTTTATTCTTCCCCTAGTATTGGCTGGGGTAGGTGCAGAATTATTGGCGGCTGCATCGATTCGGGGACAGGAAATAGAGGCAGTTTCGCCCGTTGAGTATGGTTCGTTTGTGGATAATCAGGGGATGCCAATCGAAGCGCGATTAAACCCCACGTACCGCCAGAGGCGATCGCAACCCTTCCAGAAGCAGAATGATCTCCCCGATGTGCCTCAACTTCCTCAATCACCAAGGCGTAATCCTATTCCTTCCAGGAGATCTATTGCGATCGCGGATATCCAAGTTCGCTTTGTCGATGAAGACGGTCAACCCACTCCCGGAAACACTCGTCCTTATATCATTACGCGAGAATTTGACCTGCAACCCGGAGACGTGTATCGCCCAGAGGTCGCCCAGCAAGGGTTAGAACGAGTAACGGAGTTAGATAGTGTCGAGGATGCTACCCTCAGTCTCCAACAGACCAATCAACCTAATCAAATTGTCATGATTGTGAATGTGGTTGAGGATTCATCCTTTAATGTCACGGCTTTTCCCAGTTCAAGTCGGGCAAAGGGGATTTATGGGGTGTTGCGGTTAGAGGAGGAGAATCTGGGCGGAAATAATCAGAACTTGGCGCTAGAACTGGAAGCAGGCGAAGATACCCTAGGATTTGAGGTGAGTTTTACTGATCCGTGGATTGCGGGTGATCCGTTGCGGACAGGGTACAGTTTGGCAGTGTTTAATCAGCGTTCTCCCTCGGAAGTGTTTATTGGCGGCGATCGCGAGGTGGATTTGCCGAATGGGGAAACGCCGTGGGTGCATCGTTTGGGGGGAAGTGGGGAACTGTTTCGTCCTCTGGGAGGGAATTGGCAGGCTGGGGTAGGAGTATCTTATCAGCGCGTGTCGATCCGGGATCAGGCGTTTACCGATCAGGTGCAGCCTGTGGATGAATTTGGCAATCCGTTGAGTTTAAGCGATCGCGGTCAAGATGATTTATTGACGGTGAATCTATCGGCGGTGCAAGATAATCGCGATGATACCGATTATCCCAGCCAAGGATCTAATGTCAGAGTCGGGATGGATCAGTCAGTTCCTGTGGGTGAAGCCGATATTATTTTTAACCGGGTGAGTGGAAGTTATACCCAGTATGTGCCGATGGAGTTATTTGGGTTCACCTCTGGCGATCAAACCTTGGTGTTTAATCTTCAGGGAGGAACCGTGATTGGCGATTTACCGGCTTATGAAGCCTTTAGCCTCGGCGGGGGGAGTTCGGTACGCGGCTATCAGAGTGGGGAAGTGGGTGCAGGTCGGTCTTACCTGCAAGCCACGGCGGAATATCGGTTTCCGGTGTTTAGGGACTTGCGGCTTAATAATATACCAATCAAGCTTGACTAAATTGATTAATACAGCTTTCCTAACTGGTACTTTATTTTTACGCAACTCCCTTACTTGGTTGGGGGGTCGGATATTTGCGGATTATGCCACAGATTTAGGCTCAGGGGATACCGTTACTGGGGAACCGGGAGAGGTGCGGGATAAGCCAGGGAGTGGATTGGGTTATGGGGTTGGGGTGAGAGTGCGATCGCCTTTTGGTCCAGTACAGGTTGATTTTGGCTTAAATGATCAGGGGGATTCTCAGGTGCATTTGGGCGTAGGGGAACGCTTTTGAAATCATGCATTCATGTATTCGTCGTGTATTTATGTATTGTAAAGTATTCATCTATATCTACCTTTGCTGAGGGAAAATGGCAAATGAGAATGAGTCTCAAAGCTCTTGATCCCCAAGATTGGATTGAAATTGATGACCAGTTTGTCAAGTATTTGTCACAAAAGGATACTCTGCTCAAGACTCGACATTCAGAGGTATTTGCCAGTCTCCCCGGAACCGCAGCCAGTCAGAAAGAGGTGCTAGAGTTACTGCTGGATCATCTGCTGAAACGCTTTCCCCAGCATTATCGACGCCACGATCAAAGGATTGAGGCGATCGCAACCCATCAAGTTTGGCATATTTCGGATTTCGAGTCAGCCCCCCTGGATTTAGCTGGGCGTCTGGTACAAGAGGATTTATTATTGATGGAGCGATCGCGTCAAGGGTATCGTTTAGTCGCCGCCTCCCTCTGCTTTCCCTTGCGTTGGCGACTGCGAGAAAAGTTGGGATGTCCCCTGACTCAAATCCACTCCCCGGTTCCGGGATATTCTGAAAAGCTGGCGCATCCTGTGGATAGTGTGTTTAATCGCCTCAAATCTAATCATCCCGTTTGGCGATTAAACTGGAGTATTGTCGAGTCTCCCGAACTATTCTTTCCCCCAGAGAACGCAAAACCAGGTTGGGAGACAACGATAAATTGCCAAAATGCTGGGGATAAGATGTTTCTGAGAATTGAACGTCAGACATTAAGACGGTTAGCAACCAGTGGTGACATTCTGTTTACCGTGCGTACCTATGTACATCCTTTGCGAGTGCTTGAAGATAATCCCCAGATGGCGGATAGTCTAGCGGAGATAATTCAACACATGCCAGTTGAGATGCAGGAGTACAAAAACATTTTACCGATCCGCCAAGTGCTTCTGGGATATCTGGGCAGTATAGTTGAAACTGGAGCGATCGCGAATAATTAGACAACCCCACCCCTTGTTACGAAAAAGGAACCAACTAGCCACAGCCAATAATTTGCTGAGATTGTGGCATAGTCAAGTAAAAAATGATTGACATTTAGTCTGGGATAGGTTATGGTTTCATTAGACAGCATTAATATCTCGCCAGCTAATGTGCAAGATGTTGGTTGCGGTCTCAGCTTTAGGATACAAGGTTTACAACTTTAGAGTGGCTGTAAAGCTTGTATCCTGAATCTGAGACTTTAATCTAACAACTTCACCATGAGTTAGGGTAGTTGCAGATAAGTATATGGAGATTTTATGGAAATCTCTTGAACCATCTCTGTTACCTCTAGATGTGTGATTTACCAATGCTGTCCTGTTAAAAATTAATAGGATAGAAAAAATGAATCTACACTCACAAGTAAAAACAAATCGGTGTCAACCCTTGGTTAATCTGTATTGGGATCTTCAGAACGTCTCAATTCAAAAGTCAGCTCATTTGTTGCTGTCCTTTGCTCAAACACAAGGACACTTGCTTGCCCAAAATGTCTACTATAATTCACAATGTCAAAACCAAGCTCAAGCCAAAAAACCTCTATCCCGTCTTGGATTTGACTGTCGTGATGTTCCTTGTCCTCTCAAGGACAGCGCCGATCATCAATTAATAGCGCATTGTCTTAAAGATATACACAGTGATCGTTCTCCAGACATAATTATTCTTGTGTCAGGAGATGGAGATTTTTGCCCATTGGTTCGCAATCTGCAAAGCTTGGACAAAAAGGTGATAATCTTTGCCCAGCTCGGCAATGTGAAACAAAAGCTAAAGGATCTTGTTCAAGATGACTTCTATTTTGTAGACCAATTGCCTAAGTTAGTTCAAGTTAAAACTAACCCTCAGACTACTGCCGTTAAAGCTCAGCTTATTTACGAGGAGGCTATCGATTGTTTGAGAAACGCAATCCAAACAGCATTAAATCAGGGTCAACGTACATCCCTTTCCCAGATTGGCAAACTGATGCGTCATAATCCACATTTTCCTAAGTGTAGTAAATTCCCATTAGTTTGTAAATCTGATGGCACAACGTTCTCGAAATTGAGTAAGTTTGTTAATGCAGCTATTTCCGAGGGGATAGTCTACGCCAAAACGACAGGTAAAGAGCCAGAATTCTTTTTGAGCGAGAGAAATCGATTACTTGTCTAAATATTCTTTGCCTAGATGTAAATAAACTTAAATCATCTCGGTTACGTAGTATAACTGAGGTGATTTAAATTCACGCTAATCGCGTTTATTTATATCAAACCATTTCACCTAGCTTTTCACGGGAAGTCTAGAAACTATTGTAGAGACGCGCCATGGCGCGTCTGGGCGGGTTTAGTCACATCTGGGTGCAACCCGAAAAGATAGTAGTGAAACCCGCCCCTACAGAGGCATCACATACCGTGAAAATTCCAACCCTTTCACCTGATTAATTTTGAACATCAAATTTCTATGCCAGTAACCTTTCCCACAACGAGTACGTTAGAAATGAATCAACTTCCAACTATCAAAAATGAAACGCTCCGACTCAGCGCCCTCACTCACCGTTCCTACGTCAACGAACATCCAAAAGCTGGTGAACATAACGAACGCTTAGAATTCCTGGGTGATGCTGTATTAGGTTTTGTCGTCGGTGAACTCCTCTATAAACGTTACCCGGATGTAAGTGAAGCTCACCTAACCCGTTTGCGTGCTAATTTAGTCGATGAGAAACAACTGGCTAAATTTGCCAGCCAACTCGGTATCGGTGACTTGATGCGATTGGGTAAAGGTGCAGATAAAGAAGGGGGTCGGCAAAATCCCGCTTTACTCAGTGATACCTTGGAAGCTTATATGGCGGCATATTATATAGAATCGGGGATTGATGCCGTTCGTCAATTTATTTACCCACTTTTCAGTCGTGTGGCTGATAGTATAGCGGTTCAACAGTCCGATACCGAACCCAAAAACTTAGTAGATCCCAAAGGTCGATTTCAGCAATGGGCGCTAGCTAATTTTGTCGAAAACCCCACATATTCTATTATCGATGAGTCTGGACTCGATCATGCCAAGGAATTCACGGCTGAAGTGCGCGTAAAAGGAAAAGTTTACGGTGTCGGAACTGGGCGTCGTAAACAAGATGCGGAAAAGCGTGCGGCGAAAGCAGCGCTTAAAAAAGTTGAAGTGGAATAAACCTGCGTGACCCCCCTAATGGAGTCCCATTAAATAATTTAGAATTGTATAACCTGTTCGGCATTTAAACCTTAATGTCAATAACGGCGAAATATTTGTAGGTAGTGCGTTTAGCGAAGCCATGCCGCAGGCTTTGCATCTTGCTCACTACTAATACCCAATTTAAATGCATGACAAAATTGATGCATTAAATTGGGTTCGTAATTAGGGCTTTCGCCTAAAACCTGGTTGGATTTCCAGCGTCAAGCCAACCGACACCCCATCCCATCATGTTAGCTGTACCGCTCGATAATTGGGCTTACCCCTGAGTAGCTTCTAACAAGCCAGATTCGTTACAGTATCTCTAAGACAATCACAGCAATTGAATCCGTAAACTAAAATGGCAACGGCAACAACTTCTCCAGTATCCCAAGCACTACCTCCCTTAATTCCCCGCGAAACCCTATTCGGAAACCCCGATCGCACTCGCCCGCAGCTATCCCCCGATGGGAAGTATTTGGCTTATATCGCCCCAGATGAGAAGAATGTGTTGCAAGTCTGGTTACGAACCGTGGGAGAAGATGATGATCAACAGCTAACGGCGGATCAAAAGCGGGGGATTCGCCTTTATGTCTGGACATACAATCCTAACCAGCTTATTTATCTGCAAGACTCAGACGGCGACGAAAACTTTCACCTCTATTTGGTGAATGTCCAATCCAAGTTAGTGCGCGATTTAACCCCCTTCCAAGGCGTGAAAGCCCAACCGATTGACCTTGATCCAGAGTTTCCTGATCAAGTCTTGGTGGGAATGAATCTCAACGATCGCCAAAAATTTGATGTGTATCGGGTTAATCTGAATAATGGCGCAGTGGAGTTTGAGACTGATAACCCTGGTAATATCGTCAGTTGGGTGGCTGATGCTCAATTCCAGATTCGGGCAGCGATCGCAGCCACGCCAGATGGGGGTTCCGATCTGTTATTCCGCGAGACTCCCGATAAATCCTTTGAATTATTACGCCACTGGGGACCCGATGATGAAGGATCAGCCGTCACCTTTTCTCAGGATGGCAAAACCCTGTATATTACTGGATCACATGATGCCAATGCCCAACGGTTAATTGCTTTAGATTTAGCCTCCCGCCAAGAAACGGTTATGGCGGCTGATGAACAGTATGATATCGGTGGTGTGGTTATCCATCCGACTCAGCGCCGGATTCAGGCGGTGTCCTTTTATAAGGATAAAGTGGAATGGCAAATTCTCGATGACAGCATTGCTGATGATTTTAAGGCGATCGCGCAAATCCGAGGCGGTGAATTTTCCATCACCAATCGCACGTTAGCGGATGATACTTGGTTGGTTGCTTACGCGACGGATGATGGTCCAGTTTATTACTATGTGTATAACCGGGAGGCTAAAACCCACTCCTTACTGTTTAGCAATCAACCGGAATTGGAAACCTTGCAACTCGCATCAATGCAACCCATTTCCTACCCAGCGCGGGATGGTTTAACCATTCACGGCTATCTCACCACGCCTGTTGGCGTTGAGGCGAAAAATTTACCCACGGTGCTTTTGGTTCATGGTGGACCCTGGGCGCGAGATACGTGGGGCTATAGTCCAACGGTACAATGGTTGGCAAACCGGGGTTATGCGGTGCTGCAAGTCAATTTCCGAGGATCTACAGGTTACGGGAAAGCGTTCCTAAATGCCGGAAATCGTGAATGGGCGGCAAAGATGCATGATGATTTAATTGATGCCGTCAATTGGAT
The window above is part of the Coleofasciculus chthonoplastes PCC 7420 genome. Proteins encoded here:
- a CDS encoding BamA/TamA family outer membrane protein translates to MTKLINTAFLTGTLFLRNSLTWLGGRIFADYATDLGSGDTVTGEPGEVRDKPGSGLGYGVGVRVRSPFGPVQVDFGLNDQGDSQVHLGVGERF
- a CDS encoding heme-dependent oxidative N-demethylase family protein, producing the protein MSLKALDPQDWIEIDDQFVKYLSQKDTLLKTRHSEVFASLPGTAASQKEVLELLLDHLLKRFPQHYRRHDQRIEAIATHQVWHISDFESAPLDLAGRLVQEDLLLMERSRQGYRLVAASLCFPLRWRLREKLGCPLTQIHSPVPGYSEKLAHPVDSVFNRLKSNHPVWRLNWSIVESPELFFPPENAKPGWETTINCQNAGDKMFLRIERQTLRRLATSGDILFTVRTYVHPLRVLEDNPQMADSLAEIIQHMPVEMQEYKNILPIRQVLLGYLGSIVETGAIANN
- a CDS encoding BamA/TamA family outer membrane protein, with translation MGFYQRWRKWFILPLVLAGVGAELLAAASIRGQEIEAVSPVEYGSFVDNQGMPIEARLNPTYRQRRSQPFQKQNDLPDVPQLPQSPRRNPIPSRRSIAIADIQVRFVDEDGQPTPGNTRPYIITREFDLQPGDVYRPEVAQQGLERVTELDSVEDATLSLQQTNQPNQIVMIVNVVEDSSFNVTAFPSSSRAKGIYGVLRLEEENLGGNNQNLALELEAGEDTLGFEVSFTDPWIAGDPLRTGYSLAVFNQRSPSEVFIGGDREVDLPNGETPWVHRLGGSGELFRPLGGNWQAGVGVSYQRVSIRDQAFTDQVQPVDEFGNPLSLSDRGQDDLLTVNLSAVQDNRDDTDYPSQGSNVRVGMDQSVPVGEADIIFNRVSGSYTQYVPMELFGFTSGDQTLVFNLQGGTVIGDLPAYEAFSLGGGSSVRGYQSGEVGAGRSYLQATAEYRFPVFRDLRLNNIPIKLD
- a CDS encoding HsdM family class I SAM-dependent methyltransferase gives rise to the protein MTSVNEKLNQVWSELRKTGITDDLTVIEYLARLLLEESGAIVAVADHSQIPSIVPNETEDFVSEKGIPKRLPRDLNVNIEAIKQYLRQAAEQAGDMATLFDRYVLFRLPSMLPGGRYPTPRHIVKFMQRLAQLEPNNHSVADLACGSGGFLLDREITNPSSSEVTIGIDISPEWKRLAWANTRLHHFTPRLINGNALQVCGSEEFTKKTFDRILINPPFGEKIDEKLAENTLGYKVSSRSETALTALALQKLAPAGKAAILVPSGLLFSNNTSERKLRRQLIFDYKLEAVISLPKDALQPYSPLQTHLLLVSKPDNFAQPSKNGENLIWFWQLEQDGYPSGRGRDLTQDPDESASDLPFVTRVLTNPNSPLLFPQQNPRIAISRIVEGTSLLGFVCQATSTELTSVTFYPQPNETTSAFLLTKTAPLGKQRICDRIPLDGSEPSQVENPQQLIKELYGKKDPDPKRLFSQPVKAAAISVLPESQALGSNRVKLLGVAVRCDTIQAPTYDLRPERYVEKQEEPRSTDSPAELLSQIYQNQRKLSQHIENLFGRLELPAIANQQLPSPLANIASLGILEKLNPEQKTIWERIQAKIEKIDSRDQDNPQTAVHFTLEELLQEDDSEISEMTRSTVDLLERLGVIVPVTITTPSTDESIQCYRRVTERDLWQFD
- a CDS encoding restriction endonuclease subunit S, with product MISVNQKIDNDFIKLWQWKKLSELANTTSGGTPRRNHLEYFQGNINWFKSGELKDAEIFDSEEKITVEAIKESNAKIFPKGTLLIAMYGATVGKLGLLGVEAATNQAICAIFPKKQFGLPLLNNWFLFYYFKYIRHQLINRSFGAAQPNISQTLIKETYIPIPFPKDIILSLDVQNRIVSRIESLLGELKGDHQLLDKMRRDTSRVMEATLTELINEIDKKYPDSPTIGELLSSKYIKILGGGTPSTENEEYWGGSIPWTSPRDMKRWYIDTTQKYISQTALQDKKLNIVPEGSVLIVVRGMILAHTLPVGVTKNEVTINQDMKALVPEKNLLSEYLGYILRARAPFILQQVETAAHGTRRLKTDTLKKVVIPIVSISEQRSIIEYLNFFQTKVHEMKNIMQQDAQLLERLEQSILEKAFQGQL
- a CDS encoding type I restriction-modification system subunit M; amino-acid sequence: MSREQLTNDIWRACDILRRDNNCGGVMEYVEHLSWLLFLKFLDGQEDAFEQEAKSANRKYTRVISRQYRWSNWVTKALGKKGGKKGRRTIPAWDDHQLMEFVRGELIPHLASLSGSPEREVIAGIFRDRNVIICDSPDNLKDVLKIVDQIDLTNPDDIYTVSHIYEDLLKRLGSENKMAGEFYTPRSVIRFMVEVIDPQIGETVYDPACGTCGFLLEAFLHTQKQEKTAKDREILQRHTFVGQEKKPLPALLGTMNMVLHGVLVPDIRRRNTLAEDIRDGSGLFDETFDVILTNPPFGGKENARIQKNFPVKANATELLFLQHVMKKLKPKQGARCGIVVPEGTLFRGGAFATVKKELLHDFNLFMVVSLPPGTFAPYSDVKAALLFFERGEQQKEVLYQEIALPDDLKKFSKVNSISDEHFAEARQVWQQMKDYHLGKANRPTMTANSWLEDVKGLVKNEYDFTAKNSIYLKKEKLPHPSEITAILLKDQRELQIRLERLHKMLNDRIKSDD